Genomic segment of Thermococcus sp.:
CAAGGAGCTTCTCGCTTGAGCTTATTCCTGCGGAGAGCATGGCTGGGAAGGATGCCATCGCGGTGACGAGGATGGGCGCGATTGAGCTAGTGACCCCGAATATCATGATGAAGACTATCGTCCACACCAGAACCGAAACGCTCTGGACGAAGACGTTGAGGGAGCTTAAAAAGGCTTTGAACTCTGCCGAGTAGAGGGCTAAAAGGATGGAAGCTCCAACGAGGAGAAACGCGACCAAAAATCCGGCCAGGGAGTGGTAGAGGGTCAGGATTGTGGAGTTCAGAACGAGGCCCCAACCGGCCTTCGGATAAAAGCGGAGGGTCTCCCCTATGCCGGGAATGAGCGTCGGGTAGAGCCTGGCTAAGACCACCCACGAGGCCAGTGCAAAAATAAGGAGGTAGAGCCAGCCACGCCTCATTTTCAGCCCCTGTAAAAGATATCCAAGCCAGACGGGTCCTTCTCAAGGTAGCCCCCGAGGTAGGCGAGCTTCCACTCGGACTTTATGCCGAGGATTAACCCCTCGTCGAGCTTCCCGTCGTTTACAAATGTCCTGGTGTAGAGGATTTCGAGGGTCTTTTGGTCGAGGTGGTAGAGGTTCTTCAGGATGGCCTTCGTCTCGTCGGGGTTGGCCTTCCAGTAGCGGGCGCTATCGAGCTGGGCCTTGATGAATGCATCAACGAGGTCCCTGTGCTCCTTCAGGAAGTCCCCGCGAACGACCCAGACGAGCATAACTGCCGGGCCGTTGACGATGCCCTTTGCCCTCGCCTCGTCCCAGAGTTCCGAGAAGGTCGCTATAACCGTATAGTTCTTGGCCATAAGCTGACTCGCTATAGGCTCCCAGATAACGACTGCATCAACGTCTCTCAATGAATCCTCTATCGAGCCGGGCGGAACGTTCACGACGGTGTAGTCCTCGGGCGTTATGTTGTAAAGCACCTTCATATAGGCCTGGAAGAGCTTGAATGTGCCAGAGGCAACCACCGCCCCTATCTTTTTGCCCTTAAGCTCCTTGGGTTCCATCTTTTCCTTCCCGATTATCGCTTGGTTCTGGAGCATGTCAACGGCGATTATCTTGATGTCAACGCCACTCTGGGCTAACTTCGCCGCCATTTCAGCGGGAATAACGGCGAAGTCGGTCTCGCCGTTCTTGAGGGCCGCTATAATGTCTGGAGTTTTGCCGAGGCGCAGAACCTTAACGCGGAAGCCGTTCTTCTCGTCGAAGCCTTTTGCCTCCATAATGTCGAGCGTGCTTATCCCGCCGAGCAGGGTAGCTGCCCTGACCGTTGGGAGCTCTGAAGAGGTAGCGCCCGAACCCGGGCTTGAATTCGCTCCTATGCATCCTGAAGTTAAGACCACCAACCCAACGAGCACTAGTGCCAGTACCTTCCTCATTCAACCACCCCCGAGCTTTATCAGGGCATCGGCTATGGCCGAGAGCGTGAGGACTAACCCAATGGGAATGTTGAGGTTGAAGGCCTTCGGAACGTTCTCAAGGCTTTTTCTTGCTAGATAGTTCTCGTAGAGGATTAAAAAGCTCCCGACTGCCCAGCCGGTGAGGTAAACCCACCCGAGACCGTAAAGCGGAACCGCAACCCCGAAGAGGGCTATCGCAATCAGGTGAAAGGCTAAAGCGATGTCAAGGGCCTTCTTTATCCCGAATCTTGCTGGAATGCTTCCAACTCCATGCTTCACGTCGAACTCGTAGTCCATGAGGGCATAGATAGTGTCGAAGCCGGCAACCCAGAAGAGCACTCCAAAGAAGAACGCCCAGGGGATTCTCTCAAGGAGAACCAAAAGGTTCGCCTCGTCGCCTCCTGCAGCGATCGTTCCTCCAGCTACGGCCATCGCCAGAGTTAAACCGAGGTGCAGATGCGGGAAGCTGTGCTTCCTCTTGCCGTGTGGATATGCAAGGGCCAAAACCCAGGGAATCGGGCTGAGTAAGGCCGTCCAGATGTTCAACAAAACGGCCGAGACGAAGTAGAGGACGGAACCAACGACAACGAGCCACCATGCGTCGCTGATTTTCACAGTTCCTTTGATTAAGGGTCTGTTCCACGTCCTCGGGTTAAGGCTGTCTATGTCAATGTCCGCTATGTTGTTGTAGGCTAAAGCGGCAGTTCTCAACCCAAGGAGGGCGAGGCTCATGAGGATTATCTCCGCCCAGGTTACGTGGAAACCGCTTAGGAGCGCTCCGACATAAGCGTAGGGAAGGCTGAAGAGAGTGTGCTCTATCCTGACGAGCCTCATCAGTGCGTGGAACCTGCTCGCCTTGCTGACTTCACCCGGATCGAAGGCCATCTCAACCACCGAGGTACTTTTTGAAAAGGTCTTCGAGCCTCCCAAGGACTTCCGGATCTTCCTCGACTTCCTCCACGACCCTTCCGTTCATCTCCAGCGGGAGCTTTCTCGTCGCGTCTATGCCGAGCTTGCTCCCGAGAGGCGGATTAGGAACAGCGGGGTCAAGGGCATCTGTGTGCGCGTTCGGGATTATCAAAACGTCCCTCTCAGGATTGACGAAGGAAGCGACCGCCCAGATGACCTGGTTTATGTCGTGGACGTCTATGTCTTCGCTGACGACGATTATAGCCTTAGTCAGCGCCATCTGACCCGTTCCCCAGAGGGCATTCAAAACCTTCTTGCCCTGACCCGGATAGCGCTTCTTTATCGAGACTACCGCAACGCCTTGAAAGACCCCGTATTCGGGGAAATTAACGTCAACTACCTCCGGCAGAACCATCCTCATCAGCGGGAGGAAAATCCTCTCGATGGCCTTCCCTATGACAGCATCTTCCAGCGGCGGCTTACCAACGACCGAACCATAGTAAATCGGGTCGTCGCGGTAATACAACCTTTCGGCGTGGAAGACCGGGTAGAGCTCGTTCCTCTCGCTCGGTTTGTCGTAGAAGCCGAAGTGGTCTCCAAATGGCCCCTCCTCGCTCAGCTCGTTCACATCGACATAGCCCTCTATGACCGCTTCAGCATTAGCAGGAACGAGGACGCCGTTGGGCAGGCGGTAGAGTTCAAGCCCCCTCCCCCTCACGAAGCCCGCGAAGAGCAGCTTGTCCATTGGGTAGGGAACGGGAGAGACTGCCGTCAAAAGCGTGCCTATGTCGGAACCTATGGCTATCGCTACCGGCATTTTCCCGTCGTTCCTCTCAAGGTAGTCCCGCCAGGCCTGGCTTCCCCTCTTGTGCACCTGCCAGTGAACCACGCCGGTAGAGCCGTCGAGGAGCATGACGCGGTAAACGCTGATTGAGTTCACTCCCCTCGGGTCGGAGAAGCAGACGAGGGGATAGGTTAGATAGCGGGAGGCGTCCTTGGGCCAAGTCTTAAATGCCGGAATGAAGTTCAACGGCTCGTCCTCGACCACGTTCCTTGTAAATTCAGCCTTTCTGACGACCTTCGGGAGGTATGAACTCATCTCCTTCAGCTTTCCGAGCGAGGAGAGCTTGTCCGAAAGGCCGAGGGGAAGGCTCTCCACGAGTTTGAGCGGCCTCTCGCCGATTTCCTCAAGCCTGCTAACTCCAAGGGCTTCCCTAACCGTCTCAACGCTCGTGAAGAGGTTTCCAACAGCTTTCCAGTCGGGATGACCCTTAACCCTCTCGAAGAGAACGGCTCCCCTCTTTTCGTACATAGCTTTTCTCAGAAAGGCCGGGATCTCAAGCTCTGGAGAAAGCTCCTCCTCAACGCGGATAAGCTCGCCTCGTCTCTCAAGCCACTCAATGTAATCCCTCATGTCCCTCATCGCTCACACCTCTAACTTCGGCCTTAAAACGGTTTCACCGGAGCAGTCGATGAGCCTAAGCTCTATTCCGTAGACCTCGCTTAAAAGCCCCTCGTCGAAGACTTCATCCGGCTTCCCCTGCGCGATTATCCTTCCGTTTTTCATCAGGACGAGCCTGTCGGAGAAGAGGTAGGCTAAGTTGGGGTCGTGTATAACTAAAAGAACGCCGACGTCTTCCTTCGCGAGCTTCCTGACAGTTTGTAGGACGAGGAGGGCGTTTTTCAGGTCAAGTTCGCTCGTCGGCTCGTCGAGGAGGAGGTACTTTGGCGAGGTCATCAAGGCCCTCGCCGTGAGGAGGAGCCGCATCTGCCCACCGCTCAGCGAGGTGTAGGGCTTTTCGGCGTAGCTCTCAAGGNNNNNNNNNNGGGCTTTTCTCCTGTGTTTTTTGCCGGGGGCACCGAACGTTCCAAGCTCGGGAGTTGCGCCGAGAAGGACAAAGTCAAGGACTTTGAACGGAAACGTTGGAACGTGGCTCTGAGGAACGAAGCCGAGGAGTTTTGCCCTCTCCCCCGCTGAAAGACTGTGAACGTCGTTCCCATCAACCAAGACCCGCCCCTTATCTGGCCTTAGAGTTCCGTAGATTAGCCTGAGGAGGGTGCTCTTTCCAGCTCCGTTAGGGCCGATTATGGAGACCAGCTCACCGGGATTGACCCTGAGGCTAACCCCATCCACCCTGAAGTCCCCGTAGGAAAAGCCAACGTCTTCAGCCCAGAGTCCTTTCAAGCTCCCTCACCTTCTCCATGAAGTCAAAGTTCTTGGCCTTTTCAACCTCGCCACGCTTGAAGTGCTTCCCGAACCAGTCGTAGTAGAGGAGCGTTCTCCTCACGAAGGCATCCACGTCCTTCTCACTGAAGAGGCTCTTCTTCTCCAGCTTTTCCCCGAGAACCGCGTAGAAGCGCCTCATCTTCCTCCTGTCTTCGTCGCTCAGCTTTTCAGGGTCTATCTCGCCTCCGATGAGCGTCCCGTAGAAGGGCGGAACCTCGAAGGCATCCACCAGCGGCTGGGCGTATGCTATCCCTCCGTGGAGCTTCCCCATGAAGACTGAACCGGCCAAATGCATCGCCACCAGGAAGAACGCCTTTGGAACGTCCTCAAGCTCCCCTTTGTGTCTTTCAACCCACTCCATCAAATTCCAATGGGGACCGTCGCGGTAAACGGGAGCGCCCAGGATTACGAGATCGTAGCCGGCAGGTGAGGGGTCATCCTCCACGCGTCTGACTTCCACGTTGTGCCCTCTATCCTCAAAGAGTCTCTTGGCCAGCCCAACGACCTTTTCCGTCGTTCCATAGCGGGTTGTATACGCGATGAGAACCTTCAACTCCATCCACCCCCGGTCTTTCTGAGGAGATAGCCGAAGAAGGGAACGCCAACGAGCGTCGTTATTATTCCGACAGGCACGTTCCCCGGAAGGAGCCTCACAACAACATCAGCCAAGACCATCACGGTTATTCCGATTGAGACCGTTGCAGGGATTAACTTTGAGTGCTCCGGGCCTACGAGCATCCTCGCTATGTGTGGAACCATAAGCCCCACCCAGCCGATTATCCCTGTGAAGGAAACAACGAGGGTAGTCATCAAAGCAGAGATGAAAACGAAAAGGCCCCTCCAGAGGTGAACGTTCAGGCCAAGCAATTCGGCCTCATCGCCCAAGCTCATCGCGTTGAGGTTCCAGCGGAGGAGGAAAAGGATGAACGCCAAGATAACAACGCCCGGAAGGGAGTAGATTACCGTTTTCCAGTCTGCGCTTGAGAGACTGCCCATCAGCCATACGACCAGAGCGTATAAGCTCTCACTCGGAAGGAGGAGTTCGAGGAGCGAAAGAAGGGCAGAGAAAAGGGCGGTAACGATTATCCCTGCGAGAATCAGGGAAACGGTAGAAACCCTCCCGTTTATCCTCGCCATCCAGTAGGCGAGGAAAACGGCCAAGAGGCCGAAGATTAGTGCGAGTGGAGCAACGCCGGCGAAAGGTAAAAAGGCAACCGCCATAGCCGCCCCGAGGGCAACGCCGGAGGAAACACCGAGAATGTATGTGTCAACGAGCGGGTTTCTGAAAACCGCCTGCAGGGTCATTCCGCCTAAAGAAAGTGCTATTCCCGCCGAAACACCCATCAGAGTCCTCGGCAGGCGGATTTCCCAAATTATTTTAACGGATCCCTCCGTCAGGTGAAGCGGGTTGGTCGGGTAGCTACCCGCGAAGATTCCGAGGAGTATGGCGAATGATGGCAGGATTATAAGGGCGAGCTTTCTCATTCCTCAACACCGCAGAGGCTGTAAAGCTCTTTTTCAGGCTTTTTCCAGTCCGGGAAGTCCCTTCCGTGAACAAGCCTTCCTATCTGGTATATTCCTGGAATCAAGCGTGGACTCCAGCGCATAAAGCTCTCTCTGTCCAGAGCTGAGCCAACTATGTGGACGTTGCCCTCATCAACGGCCTTAACCTTTCTCCATTCTACCGAATCCAGCATCACGTCCCTTATCTCCTCAAGCTTCTCCTTGCTCGTTAGAATGCTCGTCAGGAGGAAGATGTGATCCGCATCATTAAAGCGCCTGATGAAGTCCTCCTTTTTGAGGGGATAAACCTTTCTCTCCGTTCTCAGCCTCTTCCCGAGGCTCTCGGCGTGGGCCTTCTCGACAGCATCGCTTATCACGTTTGTCCCGGTAACGACGTTTATTCCCCGGTAAAGCATAACCACCTTCGGCTTTTCTTCAAGTGACTCCGAGACCTCGGCTATTCTGGACAAATGCCTCTCGTAGAACTCGCCGAGCTTTGAGAATTCCCCGCCGGTTTTTTCAGCTATCAGTCTGCTTCCTTCAACGAGGTCTTCAACGGTTAAAAAGTCGAGCAGAAGAACCTCCGCACCAATCCGTTCAGCGAAGGAATACAGCTCATCCGATGAGTGGAGGTTCTCAACCTTGAAGTCGAGGATTAGTTTCGGCCTTATTCCCTCCAGAACGTCCCAGTAGGTCTTCTTCGTTCTCTTGAGGTATTTGCCGATTACGGGCTTATCCCTAAGCTCCGGCAGGCAGTAGTCGAGCTTTATTTCCTCATTTATCCCGGCAATCCCGTCGCCCTTCCCAACGAGCTTGACGATTTCTGCAAGACTGGCAGGGAAAACCGCTACCATGGTTTCACCCCAAAAATAATCAGGAGAGGAAGGGGTAGAACCTCTCGATGAACTCCTTCGCCTTGCCTTCCCACTCGGGGTAATAGCCCGGATAGACGGCCTTTCCTATGACCCAGATTCCGACGGCCATCCTCGGGCTCCAGCGGAGGAAGCTTTCTCTGCCCATATCGGCGCGGAGAATAACGATGTTGCCCTCTCTGACAGCTTTTATCTCCTTCCATGCATCGTCGCCCAGCATTTCATTCTTAAGCTCTTCCACTTTCTCGTAGGGCGTAACTGAGCTCGTGAGAAGGATTACCACGTCGGCATCGCCGTAACTTGCGATTATCTTCTCCCTGTCCATTGGAACTCTAACGGGCGTGTAGCCATTGAAGGTGAGGTTCACCATGTAGTCAGCTCCAACAAGCCTAACGGCCTGAGCTAAAACGTCGTTGCCGTTGACCGCGTAAAGCTTCCCCATTATCGGCTGTATCATGATGACCTTCTTCCCGTCCTCTCTCGGTATCTTCGAAGCAATTGCCTTTACCCCGCTCACCTGCTCGTTAAAGTAGTCCTCGAAGGCTTTGGCTTCTTTCTCCTTCCCGAAGAGCTTTCCGAGCAGGGAAACGGCCTTCGGAATGTCTTCAAGCCTGTCCTCGCGGAGCATTACCACCGGGATGCCGTAGCTGGCCGACCTGTTGAGGAACTTGTCAACGTCATAGAACTTCCTCAGGTAGAGGTTCACGATGAGGTCGGGCTTTAGAGCGATAACCTTCTCCCAGTCATCTATCTTGAGCCTCCTCCCAACGACGGTTTTGTTCTTTAGACTTTCACTGAGAAAAGCGTCTCCCTTCGCTTCCGCTGGAATCCCAACAACTTGATCGCCCGCGTTGAGAAGCTGGACTATTTCAAGGGCCGAAGTTGAGAGGATTACTGCCCTCCGGACCGGAACCTTCACTGTCACGCTCCTGCCGGCGAAGTCCTTGACGGTTATCTCGTCCTGGGTGGAGGCTGTCTTTTCTGAGGTGCCGGAGCTTCCAATGCAGCCGGCACCGAGAACTGAAACCAGCAGGATTCCGATGAGTAAAACCGCTTTCCACTTCATCTCCACCACCTCACACCGGTTTCTGCTCTCCAAAGGTGCCAATCGGGAGGTTTAGACCGAGCTTTTTGGCGAGCCCGAGATAGGTTCCGGGCTCGTAGGGGCAGGCCGGGTCTTCGGCGAGCGGATCGAGATGGTAGGCGTAGGCCCTCGCCCTGCTCCCGCCGCATACTCCCTTAAACTCGCAGGCACCGCACCGACCTTTGAAGTCGGCCGAGCGGAGCTTTTTCATGAGCTCGCTTTCCCTGTAAATCTCAACGAGGCTCTTCTCCCTCACGCTGCCGACGCTGAAGGGCAGGAAGCCGCTCGGGTAGACGCTCCCGTTGTAGGCGATGAAAACTATGCCCTTTCCATCGCGTGTTCCCATCGTTTGCGCCCTCGCTTCTCCACCCTCTCCGAGCAGTTCAATAAGCTTTCTCTTGAGCTTAAAGTAGAGTTCTCCCGGCTTCAGAACCTCGTCCGGGTTTATTCCTTTCTCCTCAAGGGCCTTCCTCATTATCGCCACGCGCCTGAACATCGGCCCCTCTGTCGTTCTGACGAGAAGGTGCTTTGAAGCCTCGTAGAGGAAGTGGGTCACATCCTCCCACTCCTCTGGCCTTAAATCGCTCTCAAAGTTGCCCCTGCCGGTTGGAACGAGGTAGAAAACCTCCCAGATCTGGACGCCCAGCTCTTTCAACAGCTTCACCATCTCGGGCAATCCTTCAACGGTCTCGCGCATGACGACGGTGTTCACCTGAACCGAAACGTCCCTCTTCAGGAACTCCCTTATCGCCCAGACTGTTCTCTCCCACGTTCCCTCGATGCCCCTTATGGAATCGTGAACCTGTGAAAACGGGCTGTCGAGGCTTATGCTCACTGCTTTAACGCCGTGCTCGACGATTTTATCTATTGTTTCCTCCGTGAGGAGAGGTGTTACAGCCGGAGCCAAACCAACGCGTATGCCCTTTTCGACGGCGTAGTCTATGAGCTGGAAGATGTCCTTCCTCATGAGCGGGTCTCCACCTGTGAGGATGAGGATTGGAGAGGGCCTCCCGAATTCGGTGAGTGAATCTATCAGTTTCTTCCCTTCCTCCGTCGTCAGCTCGCCCGGTAGGGCTTGAAGGATGGCCTCTGCTCTGCAGTGCTTGCACTTGAGCTGGCAGGCCTTTGTGGTTTCCCAGAAAACGAGGACGGGTTTCTTATCATAGGGCCATGGCTTAGATCTGCCTCGGTGCATTTCGACCACCGTCTCTTAGGTTACCAGAATGAACTTAAGACCATCGAATTATAAACTTTTCTCTCAGAAGTTCGAAATCCGAAGGTAAAATAAAAGAAGGGGTCAGTAGTAGCCCTCCGCCTCGGTAACCTTTCCGCCGAAGGCCTTGTAGACGTAGAGGGTGTAGGTCATGATGATTATCGCTAGTATTACCGAGACTCCGAGTACCGCCTGGAGTGTTAGTGGGGACGCTGCCAGGTCGTGGATGCTGAGCTTGAAGTTCGGGTCGGTCGTTGAGATGACCCAGTACGGGTACATGGTGTAGTAGACGAGGTAGACCACCAACGGGAAGGCGAGCCAGCTGATGTAGAAAGCCAGTTTCTCCGAGCCCTTCTTGATGAGGTAGCCGTCGAGCAGTCCAGCGATGAGGATTATGAGGGTCAGTGTGAGTCCGAGCGGTGTTAGTGCTCTCTCGAACCTCAGCGGCGCCCAGATTTTCATGCCGATGACGACGAGCAGGAGGAAGACCACCGTGAGGATCCAGAAGTTGAAGGCGTGCTTCCTCATCTGCTCCTGTATCTTTCCGGTCGTTTTGTAGACCGCCCAGTTGGCCCCGTGCCACATCACCGCGAATAGCACGAAGAGGCCGACTATCAGTGGGTACGGCCTGAAGAGAGTCAGCAGGGAACCGTGGAAGCCCTTTGCGTCTATGGGGATCCCCAT
This window contains:
- a CDS encoding 4-hydroxybenzoate octaprenyltransferase yields the protein MAFDPGEVSKASRFHALMRLVRIEHTLFSLPYAYVGALLSGFHVTWAEIILMSLALLGLRTAALAYNNIADIDIDSLNPRTWNRPLIKGTVKISDAWWLVVVGSVLYFVSAVLLNIWTALLSPIPWVLALAYPHGKRKHSFPHLHLGLTLAMAVAGGTIAAGGDEANLLVLLERIPWAFFFGVLFWVAGFDTIYALMDYEFDVKHGVGSIPARFGIKKALDIALAFHLIAIALFGVAVPLYGLGWVYLTGWAVGSFLILYENYLARKSLENVPKAFNLNIPIGLVLTLSAIADALIKLGGG
- a CDS encoding iron ABC transporter permease → MRKLALIILPSFAILLGIFAGSYPTNPLHLTEGSVKIIWEIRLPRTLMGVSAGIALSLGGMTLQAVFRNPLVDTYILGVSSGVALGAAMAVAFLPFAGVAPLALIFGLLAVFLAYWMARINGRVSTVSLILAGIIVTALFSALLSLLELLLPSESLYALVVWLMGSLSSADWKTVIYSLPGVVILAFILFLLRWNLNAMSLGDEAELLGLNVHLWRGLFVFISALMTTLVVSFTGIIGWVGLMVPHIARMLVGPEHSKLIPATVSIGITVMVLADVVVRLLPGNVPVGIITTLVGVPFFGYLLRKTGGGWS
- a CDS encoding ABC transporter substrate-binding protein, encoding MRKVLALVLVGLVVLTSGCIGANSSPGSGATSSELPTVRAATLLGGISTLDIMEAKGFDEKNGFRVKVLRLGKTPDIIAALKNGETDFAVIPAEMAAKLAQSGVDIKIIAVDMLQNQAIIGKEKMEPKELKGKKIGAVVASGTFKLFQAYMKVLYNITPEDYTVVNVPPGSIEDSLRDVDAVVIWEPIASQLMAKNYTVIATFSELWDEARAKGIVNGPAVMLVWVVRGDFLKEHRDLVDAFIKAQLDSARYWKANPDETKAILKNLYHLDQKTLEILYTRTFVNDGKLDEGLILGIKSEWKLAYLGGYLEKDPSGLDIFYRG
- a CDS encoding TIGR04053 family radical SAM/SPASM domain-containing protein, giving the protein MHRGRSKPWPYDKKPVLVFWETTKACQLKCKHCRAEAILQALPGELTTEEGKKLIDSLTEFGRPSPILILTGGDPLMRKDIFQLIDYAVEKGIRVGLAPAVTPLLTEETIDKIVEHGVKAVSISLDSPFSQVHDSIRGIEGTWERTVWAIREFLKRDVSVQVNTVVMRETVEGLPEMVKLLKELGVQIWEVFYLVPTGRGNFESDLRPEEWEDVTHFLYEASKHLLVRTTEGPMFRRVAIMRKALEEKGINPDEVLKPGELYFKLKRKLIELLGEGGEARAQTMGTRDGKGIVFIAYNGSVYPSGFLPFSVGSVREKSLVEIYRESELMKKLRSADFKGRCGACEFKGVCGGSRARAYAYHLDPLAEDPACPYEPGTYLGLAKKLGLNLPIGTFGEQKPV
- a CDS encoding UbiD family decarboxylase, coding for MRDMRDYIEWLERRGELIRVEEELSPELEIPAFLRKAMYEKRGAVLFERVKGHPDWKAVGNLFTSVETVREALGVSRLEEIGERPLKLVESLPLGLSDKLSSLGKLKEMSSYLPKVVRKAEFTRNVVEDEPLNFIPAFKTWPKDASRYLTYPLVCFSDPRGVNSISVYRVMLLDGSTGVVHWQVHKRGSQAWRDYLERNDGKMPVAIAIGSDIGTLLTAVSPVPYPMDKLLFAGFVRGRGLELYRLPNGVLVPANAEAVIEGYVDVNELSEEGPFGDHFGFYDKPSERNELYPVFHAERLYYRDDPIYYGSVVGKPPLEDAVIGKAIERIFLPLMRMVLPEVVDVNFPEYGVFQGVAVVSIKKRYPGQGKKVLNALWGTGQMALTKAIIVVSEDIDVHDINQVIWAVASFVNPERDVLIIPNAHTDALDPAVPNPPLGSKLGIDATRKLPLEMNGRVVEEVEEDPEVLGRLEDLFKKYLGG
- a CDS encoding ABC transporter substrate-binding protein; protein product: MKWKAVLLIGILLVSVLGAGCIGSSGTSEKTASTQDEITVKDFAGRSVTVKVPVRRAVILSTSALEIVQLLNAGDQVVGIPAEAKGDAFLSESLKNKTVVGRRLKIDDWEKVIALKPDLIVNLYLRKFYDVDKFLNRSASYGIPVVMLREDRLEDIPKAVSLLGKLFGKEKEAKAFEDYFNEQVSGVKAIASKIPREDGKKVIMIQPIMGKLYAVNGNDVLAQAVRLVGADYMVNLTFNGYTPVRVPMDREKIIASYGDADVVILLTSSVTPYEKVEELKNEMLGDDAWKEIKAVREGNIVILRADMGRESFLRWSPRMAVGIWVIGKAVYPGYYPEWEGKAKEFIERFYPFLS
- a CDS encoding ABC transporter ATP-binding protein — translated: MKGLWAEDVGFSYGDFRVDGVSLRVNPGELVSIIGPNGAGKSTLLRLIYGTLRPDKGRVLVDGNDVHSLSAGERAKLLGFVPQSHVPTFPFKVLDFVLLGATPELGTFGAPGKKHRRKA
- the cydB gene encoding cytochrome d ubiquinol oxidase subunit II, whose translation is MDYATAWFYFSAFLLGMYLAFDGFDLGLGSLLFFVKDQKDRDILINTIAPVWDGNEVWFITWGAGIFAMWPALYATLFSTFYLAVWLLAFLFIFRAVGFEFRNRNKELWDKLFALVSALIPLVIGVIVGNLIMGIPIDAKGFHGSLLTLFRPYPLIVGLFVLFAVMWHGANWAVYKTTGKIQEQMRKHAFNFWILTVVFLLLVVIGMKIWAPLRFERALTPLGLTLTLIILIAGLLDGYLIKKGSEKLAFYISWLAFPLVVYLVYYTMYPYWVISTTDPNFKLSIHDLAASPLTLQAVLGVSVILAIIIMTYTLYVYKAFGGKVTEAEGYY
- a CDS encoding flavodoxin domain-containing protein, whose amino-acid sequence is MKVLIAYTTRYGTTEKVVGLAKRLFEDRGHNVEVRRVEDDPSPAGYDLVILGAPVYRDGPHWNLMEWVERHKGELEDVPKAFFLVAMHLAGSVFMGKLHGGIAYAQPLVDAFEVPPFYGTLIGGEIDPEKLSDEDRRKMRRFYAVLGEKLEKKSLFSEKDVDAFVRRTLLYYDWFGKHFKRGEVEKAKNFDFMEKVRELERTLG
- a CDS encoding ABC transporter ATP-binding protein, which translates into the protein LESYAEKPYTSLSGGQMRLLLTARALMTSPKYLLLDEPTSELDLKNALLVLQTVRKLAKEDVGVLLVIHDPNLAYLFSDRLVLMKNGRIIAQGKPDEVFDEGLLSEVYGIELRLIDCSGETVLRPKLEV